In Nocardia asteroides, the following proteins share a genomic window:
- a CDS encoding class I SAM-dependent methyltransferase, with protein MVEYVYGLDRRVPLLPDEPGGAPPELPRALDLACGEGRHALWLATHGWHVDAVDFSQVGIDKGRTVAARLSRSVRSRVDWRCADITDLATAGLTGPYELILMVFVHLPAAQRGALLRELAGMLSPGGLLLVLGHDSRNLTDGYGGPQDPAILFTPEDVRAELGDADLTIRVADAVLRPTEGPDAIDALVVAERNRPESGEASA; from the coding sequence GTGGTCGAGTACGTCTACGGCCTCGACCGCCGCGTGCCGCTGCTGCCCGACGAGCCCGGCGGCGCTCCGCCCGAGCTGCCCCGCGCCCTCGACCTGGCCTGCGGCGAGGGTCGCCACGCCCTCTGGCTGGCGACCCACGGCTGGCACGTCGACGCGGTCGACTTCTCCCAGGTGGGCATCGACAAGGGCCGCACGGTCGCGGCCCGGCTGTCCCGGTCGGTGCGTTCCCGGGTGGACTGGCGGTGCGCCGACATCACCGATCTCGCCACCGCCGGGCTCACCGGCCCGTACGAACTGATCCTGATGGTCTTCGTACACCTGCCCGCCGCCCAGCGCGGCGCCCTGCTGCGCGAGCTGGCGGGCATGCTCTCCCCCGGCGGCCTGCTGCTGGTGCTCGGCCACGACTCCAGGAACCTGACCGACGGCTACGGCGGCCCGCAGGACCCGGCGATCCTGTTCACCCCCGAGGACGTGCGCGCCGAACTGGGCGACGCGGACCTCACGATCCGGGTCGCCGACGCCGTCCTGCGTCCCACCGAGGGCCCCGACGCGATCGACGCGCTGGTCGTCGCGGAACGGAACCGACCGGAATCAGGCGAAGCGAGCGCGTAG